The Arachis hypogaea cultivar Tifrunner chromosome 19, arahy.Tifrunner.gnm2.J5K5, whole genome shotgun sequence genome has a window encoding:
- the LOC112780123 gene encoding zinc finger protein ZAT5-like: protein METPEELTLGSKDHTNIVKGKRTKRVRPQSPIPFSIAAAEEEGGETNIPSQRQEEEKEDIIYNANANGNTATTSSVGPRDSTEEEEDMANCLILLAQGQSRESPRRPAAVAEEEGGGTSYNKYSSRKFLEAAGVGVGYGGGRTGGYYVYECKTCNRTFPSFQALGGHRASHKKPKAAIPAISIHQERKQPPPLFSSDEEEFQFKNTTANKSSFLQLNTRGNNLYSNNNNKSKVHECSICGAEFTSGQALGGHMRRHRAPVGTNTNTNTTLSLTTTTTAAAMEADEEQPKKKTKVLSLDLDLNLPAPEDQDQRESKFAFVSKQPPTQPQPQPQPQKQQPQTSLVFSTTPALVDCHY, encoded by the coding sequence ATGGAAACACCAGAGGAACTCACCTTGGGTTCCAAAGACCATACCAACATCGTCAAAGGCAAGAGAACAAAGAGGGTACGGCCTCAATCCCCCATCCCCTTCTCCATCGCCGcagcagaagaagaaggaggggAGACTAATATACCATCGCAAcgacaagaagaagaaaaagaagatattaTTTACAATGCGAATGCGAATGGCAACACAGCAACTACTTCTTCCGTGGGTCCACGAGACAGCACGGAAGAAGAGGAGGACATGGCCAACTGCCTCATCCTGTTAGCACAAGGACAATCCAGGGAATCCCCAAGACGCCCGGCCGCCGtagcagaagaagaaggaggaggaacaaGCTACAACAAGTACAGCAGTAGGAAGTTTCTAGAAGCTGCCGGAGTCGGCGTTGGGTACGGAGGAGGAAGAACAGGAGGATATTATGTATACGAGTGCAAAACATGTAACAGGACATTTCCGTCTTTTCAAGCACTTGGTGGACACAGGGCAAGCCACAAGAAACCCAAGGCCGCCATTCCTGCAATCTCCATTCACCAAGAAAGAAAACAACCACCGCCATTGTTCTCCTCAGACGAAGAAGAGTTCCAATTCAAGAACACCACCGCCAACAAATCAAGCTTCCTCCAGTTGAACACAAGAGGGAATAATTTGTAtagcaataacaataacaaatccAAGGTTCACGAATGTTCCATTTGCGGAGCTGAATTTACATCTGGACAGGCACTTGGTGGACATATGAGGCGGCACCGAGCTCCGGTGGGGACTAACACTAACACTAACACCACGCTTTCGCTGACCACGACCACCACGGCTGCCGCCATGGAAGCAGATGAGGAGCAACCTAAGAAGAAGACGAAGGTGTTATCTTTGGATTTGGATCTCAACCTTCCGGCACCGGAAGATCAAGATCAAAGGGAATCCAAGTTTGCCTTTGTATCCAAGCAACCACCAACGCAACCGCAACCCCAACCGCAACCGCAGAAGCAGCAACCACAAACAAGTCTTGTCTTCTCTACTACACCAGCTTTGGTGGATTGTCATTACTGA